The Chryseobacterium indologenes genomic sequence AGTGCAGCTTTCAGCTCAGCCCAGCCTCCGCCGTTATAACCGTCTTTTAATCCTTGAGCGGTAAGGTATTCTAACGCTTTTCCACTTCTGTTTCCGCTTCTGCAGAAAATGATTACCGGTTTTTCGATAGATAAAATTTCATCCTGTCTATCTTCTACTTCACCAAGAGGAATATTCTTAGCACCTTCAATATTTCCGTCCATTTCAAGCTCCATAGGCTCACGAACGTCGATCAATTCATAATTTCCGGATTGTATTACTTCTATTAAAGACATAGTTGTTTGTTTTAAACATTAAATTATAAACGAAATTACGTAATTTTTTATGAAAAACTCTCTGCCTGATCTACTATTTAAAATAGAGTATACCCCAAAATGAAAGATACGGTATTATAATCCGAACCTATACTTACATAATTGCGAAGCAGAGTTCTTGCTGTTCCCACTCTGACCTCAGCACTGAATTTGTCATTGTACTTATAACCGGCTCCGAACACAAAATTATTTCCTGATGAAACTTCCAATTCTGACCGATCAAATTTGATAGACGAATTCATATTAAAATCGATGACGTAGGCTGCATTTAAAAATAGCTTGGAACGGTCACCCAAAAAGAAATAATGCCTTAATCCAAGAGGAAGTTCTATAGATTTATAATCTGTTGTAGCAGTATATTTGTATTCAAAATAAGTTCCTGCATTCTCTGTGATTTCCTTACTTCCTTTGTAATACTGGTAAGTTGGTTCTGCAAAAAGGGCCCATTTGTTCTTGTTAAAAGGAAGAACATATTCCAGTTCCAGTCCGATTCTGAAAGAGGTATGGCTACCAAAATTTGTTTCTATAGATTGCCAGGTATAATTATGAGTCGTTTTAAAAGATGAAAAATTAACTCCCGGTCTGATGTTCAGATGGAAAAGGTTTTTCTTAACATTATAATTGGTATAATCTGCCACCAGGTCACCTGAGCACTGATTATACTGTGTAAAAACCTTCGTAAGATCTTTTGTTGTATAGGTAACGTTCTGAAGCGGTATACCGTTGCTGCCACATTTCAGGTGTTCAGTAATCTGCTTTTTATAATCTTCATTATATCCTATACTTCCTTCGTTGATATAGTATGCTTTGTAAATAAGCTGTTCCGGCTCAGAGGTCTCAGAATTGTAAAAATACCTCCTGAGATTGCCGTCTTCATAATAATAAAGATCAGCTTTTCCTTCAACGATATATTTAAGGAAAAGAGTTTCCTTTTGTAATTCCGGAGCCTTGTTTTCGGACATGGAGTTGAGGTTCATAGAAGAACGGTCAACCATTACGGTAGCTCTTAGATATTTGCATTCACCATCGATGCTGAATTCCTTTACATTATTGATGCTTTCTTTTTTAATTTCCGAAGAAGTATCGGTTTTATATTCAAAATCTACAGGATTGTTTTTCCAATCCATATTTCTGATTAAAACCTCCTTTTTTTCACCACTGTTGTTTATGAAATATCCTTTTTCAAATTTAATTTGTGCATAATGCATGCCTGCAGCAAGAAGTCCTGCCAGAAGAGCTGCTTTTTTCATAAGTGTTGATTAGTAGTTTTTTTATCGGGTTATTTTTATTCTAAAATTGTAAAACGCGCAAATTTATAAAATAATCTTAATTTTGCACTGTGAAATTATGAATGCAGGAGCAGAAAAATATTCCCAACTGATAAAATCCAAGGCCAAAAGTTTTGGATTTCAGAGTTGTGGTATTTCCAAAGCTGATTTTTTGGAGGAAGATGCAAGACCTCTTGAAAAATGGCTTAAGAATAATTTTAATGGCGAAATGAAATATATGGAAAATCACTTTGATAAAAGACTCGATCCGAGGCTTTTGGTAGAAGGTTCCAAATCGGTAATTTCACTTTCGTACAATTACTTTCCCGAAGAAAAACTCTCCGTTCTGGAGAACTTTAAAATATCAAAATATGCCTATGCTGAAGATTATCATGAGGTCATCAAAGAAATTCTTCGTGAAATGGTAGCTGAGCTGCAGGAAGAAATCGGCGAATTCGGTTTCAGAGTATTTGTAGATTCTGCCCCTGTTATGGAAAGAAGCTGGGCAAGGAAGTCTGGAATTGGCTGGGTAGGAAAAAATGCCAACCTCATTACCAGACAAAACGGTTCCTTTTATTTTTTGGCAGAAATTATCTGTGACCTTGAGCTGATTGCCGATCATGCCACAACAGATCATTGCGGAACATGCAGGAAATGCATTGACGCCTGTCCTACAGGTGCTATCGTTTCAGAAAAAATTGTCGACGGAAGTCGATGTATCTCATACGCTACCATCGAGCTTAAAGACGAAATACCCGATCACTTTAAAAATAAAATGGAAGACTGGATGTTCGGATGTGACATCTGCCAGGACGTATGCCCCTGGAATCGTTTTGCAGCACCCCATAAACAGAGCAGATTTACCCCTAATGAAGCTTTGAGAAATTTTAAAAAAGGAGAATGGAAAGAGCTTACTCAGGAAATTTTCTCTGAAATCTTCAGGAAATCACCCGTGAAAAGAACCAAATTTGCTGGCCTGAAGAGGAATATAGAGTTTTTGCAGAGATCTTCAGACTGATTTTAGCTTAAACTTTTGGTGACAATCCCTCCTTTGGAATTTTTCTGAGTTCCAAACTAAAGCTGATAATCGACCATTCCTTAAGTTTTCTACCTTAAAGAGGTTAAGATTTTTTTGAATAAGTTTCTTAAAAAAGCCTTTCCTAAAAAGAAAAATTGACTTTCAGGAGATTAAATCTCACCGAAAATCAACGTTTTTTTTGTATTCTTTTGGAGCAGTTTTTACTCTTACTTTAAATCTTTTTTGGGACTTGGTATTTTTACGCATATTTATGAATATTTCGTAACTAAATATAGCCATTTTTTCGATAAAAACAAATACTTTTACCAAAAATTAAAGATTAAATTTTATTAAAAAAACATGACTGGGAAAACCATACTCATCTACGCTCTGAAAGTTTTGGGAATTATTTTGGGAATTGTGATTATTTACGTGATCCTGGGACTGCTGATTCCTTTTATACCGGTTTCTGCTAAAAATGATGGCGAAAAGAAAGATATCCCCATTTATATTTATACCAACGGTGTGCATACTGATATTGTGATGCCGGTAAGGAATGATATGCAGGACTGGAGCCTGAAAATACCTTTTGCCAACGTCAAATCAAAAAAAACAGATTACAATTATATAGGAATAGGATGGGGTGATAAGGGCTTTTACCTTGATACCCCGACCTGGGCTGATTTAAAATTTTCCACCGCTGTAAAAGCAGCCTTTTGGTTAAGTGATTCGGCCATGCATTGCACCTACTATTATACCATGAAAGAAGCAGATGACTGCAAAATGATTATGATCAGCAGAAGTCAGTACAAAAATCTTGTACAATTTGTAGAAGATAAATTTGACAGAGATCAGAATGGAAATTTCATGCTGATACCTACCGACGCGGTGTATAGCGATAATGACGCTTTTTATGACGCAAAGGGAACATACAGTTTCCTCTATACCTGCAACACCTGGACAAATGATGCTTTGAAGGCGGCAGGACAAAAGGCAGCTCTTTGGACTCCCACTGATTTTGGGATTTTTCAGCACTATAAATAAAGATGAAAAGGATTTATCTGTTTCTTTTGCTGAATTTTATTTCTTTCTCTTGTATCAAAGAAAAAGCTGCAACGGATTTTATTACTGTTAATCCTGTTCCAAAGGCTGAAAAGAAGCCGGAAGCTGACCTTTCTAAAATGAAAATAAAAGGTCAGGAAGCCTTGAAATTTTGTATGTCCAAAGATCTGAATACCGATTTTTGTATTCTTATTGATATGAGCCTGCATTCAGGGATCAAACGATTTTTTGTCTGGGATCTAAAGACACAATCGGTTACAGAGAAATACTTGGTAGGTCATGGTTGTGGCCCAAACTCATGGAGTAAGGACGAATCAAAAGATCGCCCGGAATTCAGTAACGAAGACGGAAGTCATCTGTCTTCACTGGGAAAGTATAAACTGCAGGGAAGAGGCTACAGTGAATGGGGAATTAATATAAAATACCTGATGCACGGGCTTGAAGAAACCAATACCAATGCATTAAAAAGATTTATTGTCTTTCATTCCTGGGACCTGATGAGTGATGAAGAAACTTTTCCCAAAGGATCACCGGAAGGATGGGGCTGTCCTACCATTTCAAATAATGCTATGAAGAAAATTGATCCTATGATTCAAAATTCAGAAAAACCGGTTCTGATGTGGATTTATAAATAAAAAGAAATACGATGAAGCATATCCTTTTCCGGGAGCAACAGCTCAACTGTGATATAGAAACTGCCTGGAAATTTTTTTCTTCGGCTAATAATCTTTCTGAGATTACTCCCAAAGACATGGGATTTACTGTTCTTACAGAGATGGAAAATGATGAAATTGATGAAGGCATGATCATCGATTATTATATTTCGCCTTTATTCGGGATCAGAATGAAATGGCAGACAGAGATCACCCACGTGGATTTTCAAAAAAGCTTTATCGATTTTCAAAAAAAAGGACCTTACAAATTATGGAATCACCATCATGAATTTATTCCTAATGAATATGGAGTATTAATGCGCGATACTATAGAATATGAGCTTCCTGTGGGATTCCTGGGGGAAATCGCCCACAAACTGTTTGTTAAAAAGAAACTGGAGTATATCTTTGATTACCGTTTCAGGATACTGAGTAAGTTGTTTTAAACACCGTAATTCGTCACCTTAAAATTTGCCAGAGCCTGAAATCTTTATACAAGCTAAGGATTCCATGGTGATACATAGCCATTGTTTAAGTTTTTTTAACAATTAAAAGACCGCTTTTCCGCACAAAAATCCCTATTTTTGCGGCACTATCGTTTTTACACAAAACACGTATTCTTGTTGACATGGCAGGTCTGAGGTCATTTATCATATTTTATATTATACTGGTTTTTACCCTTTTCAATTCGAATTGGGCAGAAAAATCATTAAATAATATTCCTCATGTTCCCCATGTAAGCAATATCCACTTGTTGGATGTTTACGAGGAGGCTGATATGAATACACATGCATTGCCCGCAGCCTCAAAAATTGTAAAACACTCCGTACGCAAAGAAGAAGATGCTCCGGGAGACTTTTCGGCAGTTCTAAAACTAAGCCCGAAAATCAGCCTTCCTGAAATTTCACTCTCTACCATTTGCGGCGTCAGATCTTTTCTCCATCTCCTCCAGCTCTATTAGTTTAAGGTATTGAAAACCAGTTTTATTTTAACGAAATTTTTATAACTTAAACATTGTAAGATGTATTTTAAAAATGTAATAATTTGCACTTTTGCAACATTATTCGCTGTGTCATGCAGTAAAAACAAGGAAAGAAACAATCAGAACGAGAAAGAAGTCCCGGTACTTGAAATCACAGAAAAAGATACTTTAGTAAGTAACCATTTTGTAACAGATATTCAGGCCAAAAAGAACGTGGAAATGCGTTCCAGAATAGGAGGGATTATACAGCATATTTACGTTAACGAAGGTCAGTTTGTACGCCAGGGCCAGGCTCTCTTTAAAATTAATGATGCCGAACTTCAGATGGAATTACTTAAAGCCAACGCAGCCTTAAAGCAAACAGAGGCTGACGTCCGTATTGCTGAAGTGGAACTGAAACAGATCCAGAGCCTGCACGCCAAAAAATTTGTGGCCAATAACGAACTGGAGATGGTAAAAGCAAAATTATCATCCGCCAAAGCCAGGCACGCCTTTGCTGATGCTGAGAAGAAAACCGTATTGCAGAAGATTAGCTTTACAAAAATTACAGCCCCTTTCGATGGAGTTATTGATGTTATTCCTCACAAAGACGGAAGTTTGGTAGAAAATGGTACCCTTTTGACAACACTATCTCAGCTGAATGAGGTGTATGCCTATTTTTCCATTCCGGAAAATGTATACTTTGAACTCTTGGCTAATGATAAGATAGGTAATCATCAGAAGATTGAACTGACATTACCCAATGGCGTAAATTACCAGTTTAACGGAGCCTTGAAAACAGCAGAAGGAGAAATTGACAGGGCCACAGGCTCCATCCGGTATAAAGCCTTATTTCCCAATCCGGACCGTCTGATCAAACATGGTACTTCCGGGAAGCTTATCATTTCCGAACAACAGAATAATGCCATTCTTATTCCGCAAAAATCTACATTCTCTATTCAGGATAAAACCTACGTTTTTGTACTCGATAAGCAGAACAAGGTGAAAATGACCCATATTAAGATCGGAAATACTCTGAGGGATTCCTATTTGGTGGAAAGTGGTCTTAAAAAAGGAGATTTAATCATTTATGAAGGTACTCAGTCTTTAAAAGATGGTGATGCCATTAAAATTAAAAAGAAGGTGTAAGCTTTCATAATCTTTAAATCAATTTATAATGGTAGAAATGTTTATAAGACGAAAGGTTCTTTCGTTGGTTATTTCCATAGTATTTGTACTCCTGGGAATTATGGCCTTGCTGAAGATGCCGATTACCCAGTTTCCCGATATTGTACCGCCTTCTGTAACGGTAACCGCAAAATATACAGGAGCCAATGCGGAAGTGTCAGCTAATGCTGTAGCACTTCCTCTCGAACGGGC encodes the following:
- a CDS encoding murein L,D-transpeptidase catalytic domain family protein, encoding MKRIYLFLLLNFISFSCIKEKAATDFITVNPVPKAEKKPEADLSKMKIKGQEALKFCMSKDLNTDFCILIDMSLHSGIKRFFVWDLKTQSVTEKYLVGHGCGPNSWSKDESKDRPEFSNEDGSHLSSLGKYKLQGRGYSEWGINIKYLMHGLEETNTNALKRFIVFHSWDLMSDEETFPKGSPEGWGCPTISNNAMKKIDPMIQNSEKPVLMWIYK
- a CDS encoding autotransporter outer membrane beta-barrel domain-containing protein; translation: MKKAALLAGLLAAGMHYAQIKFEKGYFINNSGEKKEVLIRNMDWKNNPVDFEYKTDTSSEIKKESINNVKEFSIDGECKYLRATVMVDRSSMNLNSMSENKAPELQKETLFLKYIVEGKADLYYYEDGNLRRYFYNSETSEPEQLIYKAYYINEGSIGYNEDYKKQITEHLKCGSNGIPLQNVTYTTKDLTKVFTQYNQCSGDLVADYTNYNVKKNLFHLNIRPGVNFSSFKTTHNYTWQSIETNFGSHTSFRIGLELEYVLPFNKNKWALFAEPTYQYYKGSKEITENAGTYFEYKYTATTDYKSIELPLGLRHYFFLGDRSKLFLNAAYVIDFNMNSSIKFDRSELEVSSGNNFVFGAGYKYNDKFSAEVRVGTARTLLRNYVSIGSDYNTVSFILGYTLF
- the queG gene encoding tRNA epoxyqueuosine(34) reductase QueG, which codes for MNAGAEKYSQLIKSKAKSFGFQSCGISKADFLEEDARPLEKWLKNNFNGEMKYMENHFDKRLDPRLLVEGSKSVISLSYNYFPEEKLSVLENFKISKYAYAEDYHEVIKEILREMVAELQEEIGEFGFRVFVDSAPVMERSWARKSGIGWVGKNANLITRQNGSFYFLAEIICDLELIADHATTDHCGTCRKCIDACPTGAIVSEKIVDGSRCISYATIELKDEIPDHFKNKMEDWMFGCDICQDVCPWNRFAAPHKQSRFTPNEALRNFKKGEWKELTQEIFSEIFRKSPVKRTKFAGLKRNIEFLQRSSD
- a CDS encoding SRPBCC family protein produces the protein MKHILFREQQLNCDIETAWKFFSSANNLSEITPKDMGFTVLTEMENDEIDEGMIIDYYISPLFGIRMKWQTEITHVDFQKSFIDFQKKGPYKLWNHHHEFIPNEYGVLMRDTIEYELPVGFLGEIAHKLFVKKKLEYIFDYRFRILSKLF
- a CDS encoding rhodanese-like domain-containing protein; amino-acid sequence: MSLIEVIQSGNYELIDVREPMELEMDGNIEGAKNIPLGEVEDRQDEILSIEKPVIIFCRSGNRSGKALEYLTAQGLKDGYNGGGWAELKAALEANRGTF
- a CDS encoding efflux RND transporter periplasmic adaptor subunit yields the protein MYFKNVIICTFATLFAVSCSKNKERNNQNEKEVPVLEITEKDTLVSNHFVTDIQAKKNVEMRSRIGGIIQHIYVNEGQFVRQGQALFKINDAELQMELLKANAALKQTEADVRIAEVELKQIQSLHAKKFVANNELEMVKAKLSSAKARHAFADAEKKTVLQKISFTKITAPFDGVIDVIPHKDGSLVENGTLLTTLSQLNEVYAYFSIPENVYFELLANDKIGNHQKIELTLPNGVNYQFNGALKTAEGEIDRATGSIRYKALFPNPDRLIKHGTSGKLIISEQQNNAILIPQKSTFSIQDKTYVFVLDKQNKVKMTHIKIGNTLRDSYLVESGLKKGDLIIYEGTQSLKDGDAIKIKKKV
- a CDS encoding TIGR02117 family protein, whose amino-acid sequence is MTGKTILIYALKVLGIILGIVIIYVILGLLIPFIPVSAKNDGEKKDIPIYIYTNGVHTDIVMPVRNDMQDWSLKIPFANVKSKKTDYNYIGIGWGDKGFYLDTPTWADLKFSTAVKAAFWLSDSAMHCTYYYTMKEADDCKMIMISRSQYKNLVQFVEDKFDRDQNGNFMLIPTDAVYSDNDAFYDAKGTYSFLYTCNTWTNDALKAAGQKAALWTPTDFGIFQHYK